One window from the genome of Drosophila santomea strain STO CAGO 1482 unplaced genomic scaffold, Prin_Dsan_1.1 Segkk7_quiver_pilon_scaf, whole genome shotgun sequence encodes:
- the LOC122756631 gene encoding uncharacterized protein LOC122756631, translated as MNAFLSERYRTLEAIEDMKPTQAVPKRLQSFETKVSTKQKGCDLCSKENHPQPPRPSSRNASASTSAVQTFFASGTSAVLLSTAIIDVCHLGTNYRARALIDSGSEATFISERLFNLIKLPFRNTQTQVSGLNHSVSAKSSKLCHFGIRSPTKPGLQLDTEAYVLPELSGKLPSYPIPRNSLKDLPALRWADPTFFESSQIDVLIGADILPSIMMDGTRQNICGSLLGQETIFGWVLTGLISKGNPKRVASFTTQVHQIGDPDSLDTLLSKFWEVEDLPVKMEYLDLGHIKEVPPTHNSPSYHLPHHAVVKPESTTTKLRVVFNASSPSANGTSLNDILHAGPVLQSDLTIQVLKWRYFQYVFSADITKMYRQIWVDPKHTPFQRILFRNKERGIRDFEIKTVTFGVNCAPFLAIRVLQQLAEDIQVPFPNASRIIQQHMYVDDVLAGANSFNEAQSSIRELQAALSASGFPLRKWTSNNKSVLKDVPAEHLLHSEFLDIDAESTAKTLDEYSDLNQIRVPRWIWYQPEVIIEHHGFCDASQRTYGAAIYIRVEMGQKILTRLLTAKTRVAPKTISGGTDQSGCKGHESYGQHKATLFQ; from the exons ATGAATGCCTTCCTGAGCGAAAGGTATCGGACATTGGAAGCCATCGAAGATATGAAACCGACTCAGGCAGTTCCAAAAAGGCTTCAATCCTTCGAGACAAAGGTCAGCACCAAACAGAAAGGGTGTGACTTATGTTCTAAGGAGAACCATCCG CAACCTCCGAGACCCTCCAGCAGAAATGCATCGGCAAGCACCTCAGcggtgcaaacttttttcgcGTCCGGCACTTCAGCCGTCCTACTGAGCACAGCGATCATTGACGTGTGCCATTTGGGGACGAACTACCGAGCCCGAGCCCTAATCGACTCGGGATCCGAGGCGACGTtcatttcagaacgcttgttcaaccTCATCAAGTTGCCATTCCGCAACACCCAGACCCAAGTCTCCGGGTTAAATCATTCGGTCTCCGCGAAATCCTCGAAGCTGTGTCACTTCGGGATTCGCTCTCCTACTAAGCCAGGTCTACAGTTAGACACTGAAGCGTACGTCCTTCCGGAGCTCTCAGGCAAACTGCCCTCCTATCCGATCCCTCGGAATTCTTTGAAGGACCTGCCCGCACTCCGCTGGGCAGATCCTACCttttttgagagctctcaaattGATGTACTGATCGGGGCTGACATTCTACCATCCATAATGATGGATGGCAcccgacaaaatatttgcggctcGCTCTTGGGTcaagaaactattttcgggTGGGTGCTAACGGGGCTGATTTCCAAGGGTAATCCGAAACGGGTCGCATCCTTCACGACCCAGGTGCACCAAATAGGCGACCCTGATTCGCTCGACACGCTTCTCAGCAAgttctgggaggtggaggatctaCCAGTAAAGATG GAGTACCTGGATCTGGGTCATATAAAAGAAGTTCCGCCGACTCACAATTCTCCCTCGTATCATCTTCCTCATCACGCGGTAGTTAAGCCCGAAAGCACCACtacaaagcttcgcgttgtattCAACGCTTCAAGTCCGTCGGCAAATGGGACCagcttaaatgatatccttcatgctggtcCAGTCCTACAATCCGATCTAACGATCCAGGTCCTGAAATGGCGTTATTTTCAATACGTCTTCAGTGCAGACATTACGAAAATGTATCGTCAGATCTGGGTCGATCCAAAACATACCCCGTTTCAAAGAATTCTGTTCCGAAACAAGGAAAGAGGTATCCGAGactttgaaataaaaacagttaCCTTCGGGGTCAACTGTGCACCCTTCCTCGCCATTCGAGTCTTGCAACAGCTGGCAGAGGATATCCAAGTGCCATTTCCAAATGCCAGCCGCATCATCCAGCAGCACATGTACGTCGACGACGTTCTGGCAGGGGCGAATTCCTTCAACGAAGCCCAAAGTTCGATTCGAGAGTTGCAAGCAGCCCTAAGTGCCTCCGGGTTTCCGCTAAgaaagtggacctcgaacaacaaaagcgtccTTAAAGACGTCCCGGCCGAACACCTCCTTCATAGCGAGTTCCTCGACATCGATGCCGAAAGCACGGCCAAGACGCTCG ACGAGTATTCCGACCTCAACCAGATCCGCGTTCCGAGATGGATCTGGTACCAGCCTGAGGTAATCATAGAGCACCACGGTTTCTGTGACGCGTCTCAGAGAACCTATGGAGCGGCTATATACATCCGCGTCGAGATGGGGCAAAAGATCCTGACTCGCCTGCTTACAGCCAAAACACGAGTGGCCCCG AAAACCATctctggtggcacggaccagAGTGGCTGCAAGGGCCACGAGAGCTATGGCCAGCACAAAGCAACACTCTTCCAGTGA